A genomic region of Serratia fonticola contains the following coding sequences:
- a CDS encoding universal stress protein has protein sequence MYKTILAPIDLAEIELTQNVVPHINSLSRMDDPHIHFLAVLYPMIAYYEFGLAQPDRLLPSDDERVQIALAELKKAVKIFDIPEDRVHCSVEIGAPRDRILNLAEEIGADLIVVGSRRPNITTYLLGTTASSVVRYAKTSVLVVR, from the coding sequence ATGTACAAGACAATCCTAGCGCCTATTGACTTAGCTGAAATCGAGTTAACGCAGAACGTAGTACCCCACATTAATTCACTGTCTAGAATGGACGACCCGCATATACATTTTCTCGCCGTGCTCTATCCCATGATCGCTTATTACGAGTTTGGATTGGCACAACCCGATCGTTTGTTGCCCAGCGACGATGAACGGGTACAGATTGCCCTGGCGGAGTTGAAAAAAGCCGTAAAGATTTTTGATATCCCGGAAGACAGGGTTCACTGTTCCGTAGAAATTGGCGCACCAAGAGATCGGATATTAAATCTTGCCGAAGAGATCGGCGCTGACCTCATCGTCGTCGGGTCCCGCCGGCCAAACATAACCACCTATTTGCTTGGTACCACAGCGTCATCGGTCGTCAGATATGCCAAAACGTCGGTCTTGGTTGTACGATAA
- a CDS encoding Kdo hydroxylase family protein: MSDNKINLDAAVMTLPYEDWHIDTPLSLDAVTALEQGKVLFFPQLAFKLSDSEKKLLTPELVDPKRKNISYQPEQQKLTGVAHESEREAVQKLLARHYQASKALVDTVLPEYRSALHMPTNSLRLHPISAWKAATSWRKDDTRLHVDAFPSRPNYGERILRIFTNINPNGENRLWRIGEPFPELAQRFLPRLKRYSPFASWLQDKLGITKTRRSHYDHLMLQMHDAMKADGEYQKHGPQRAIEFPPGSSWICFSDQTPHAAMAGQFMLEQTFLLPVNAMKTPQNAPLKVLETLLHKPLI; this comes from the coding sequence ATGTCAGATAATAAAATAAATCTGGATGCCGCCGTCATGACGCTTCCTTATGAGGATTGGCATATTGATACGCCGCTCTCTTTGGATGCTGTGACCGCCCTGGAACAAGGTAAGGTGCTGTTTTTCCCTCAATTGGCCTTTAAGCTGAGTGATTCGGAGAAAAAACTCCTGACACCAGAACTCGTTGACCCCAAACGTAAAAATATCAGTTATCAACCAGAGCAGCAAAAGCTGACCGGCGTCGCACATGAATCTGAACGTGAGGCTGTGCAAAAATTGTTGGCACGACACTATCAGGCCAGTAAAGCATTAGTCGATACCGTCTTGCCTGAATATCGTAGTGCTCTGCATATGCCAACCAACAGCCTGCGCCTGCACCCCATTTCAGCCTGGAAGGCCGCGACCTCATGGCGCAAAGACGACACTCGTTTGCATGTCGATGCTTTCCCTTCCCGCCCTAATTATGGTGAGCGCATTTTACGCATTTTTACCAATATCAATCCCAATGGGGAAAACCGGCTCTGGCGTATCGGGGAACCTTTCCCTGAACTGGCACAACGTTTTCTCCCGCGGTTAAAACGCTACTCACCTTTTGCCAGTTGGTTGCAGGATAAGCTGGGGATCACTAAAACCCGGCGCAGTCACTACGATCATCTGATGTTGCAGATGCACGACGCGATGAAAGCCGATGGTGAATACCAAAAGCACGGTCCACAACGGGCGATTGAATTCCCGCCGGGCAGCAGTTGGATCTGTTTTTCCGATCAAACTCCCCATGCCGCCATGGCTGGGCAGTTTATGCTGGAACAGACTTTCCTTCTCCCTGTTAACGCGATGAAAACACCACAGAATGCACCATTGAAAGTGTTGGAAACTCTGCTTCACAAACCGCTGATCTGA
- a CDS encoding YcgL domain-containing protein, with protein sequence MLCVIYRSPKRDQTYLYVEKKDDFSRVPEDLMKSFGTPQFAMMLSLDERKKLASADIEKVKEALKQEGFYLQFPPPVENLLNLHLSDTKK encoded by the coding sequence ATGCTTTGTGTGATCTATAGAAGCCCAAAACGTGATCAAACTTATCTTTATGTCGAAAAAAAAGACGATTTCTCTCGCGTTCCTGAAGACCTGATGAAAAGTTTCGGTACTCCGCAGTTTGCCATGATGCTTTCACTGGATGAGCGCAAAAAATTGGCCTCGGCAGATATCGAAAAAGTGAAAGAGGCTTTGAAACAGGAGGGATTTTATCTTCAGTTCCCGCCGCCGGTGGAAAACTTATTAAACCTGCATCTGTCTGATACGAAGAAATAA
- the rnd gene encoding ribonuclease D, with product MNYQLITTDAGLQQVCEQARNYAQVALDTEFVRTRTYYPQLGLIQLYDGEQLSLIDPLPIKQWQPFIDLLADSAVVKFLHAGSEDLEVFLNAFKTLPTPMVDTQILAAFSGHTLSCGFAKLVTEYMSVDLDKSESRTDWLARPLTERQCVYAAADVFYLLPMAKQLVQETEEAGWTAAADDECLLLCQRRSETLAPEQAYREISNAWQLRPRQLACLQKLAEWRLRQARERDLAVNFVVREENLWAVARYMPGSLGELDSLGLSGPEIRYHGKTLIALVAEANALDESALPEPLVNLIDQPGYKKVFKEIKAAIVVVSEQSGLSAELLASRRQINQLLNWHWKLKENDALPELISGWRGTLLAQPLQAILKDY from the coding sequence TTGAATTATCAGTTGATCACTACCGATGCCGGATTGCAGCAGGTCTGCGAACAGGCAAGAAATTATGCCCAGGTGGCATTGGATACCGAGTTCGTCCGCACACGGACCTACTACCCGCAGTTAGGTCTGATCCAGTTGTACGATGGTGAGCAACTCTCTCTGATTGATCCTCTTCCTATCAAACAATGGCAACCCTTTATTGACCTGCTGGCCGATAGCGCCGTGGTGAAGTTTTTACATGCTGGCAGCGAGGATCTTGAGGTGTTCCTGAACGCATTCAAGACATTGCCGACGCCAATGGTGGATACCCAGATCCTGGCGGCGTTCAGTGGCCATACTCTCTCCTGTGGTTTTGCCAAGTTGGTGACGGAGTATATGTCTGTGGATCTGGATAAAAGCGAATCTCGCACCGACTGGCTCGCCAGGCCATTGACAGAGCGCCAGTGTGTTTATGCTGCGGCTGATGTGTTCTATCTGTTGCCAATGGCAAAGCAACTGGTACAGGAAACTGAAGAGGCGGGGTGGACAGCGGCGGCGGATGACGAATGCCTGCTCCTTTGCCAACGCCGTAGTGAAACGCTGGCGCCGGAACAAGCCTACCGTGAGATCAGCAATGCCTGGCAGTTACGCCCGCGCCAATTGGCTTGCCTGCAAAAGCTGGCTGAGTGGCGGTTACGGCAAGCACGGGAGCGCGATTTGGCCGTGAACTTTGTGGTACGTGAAGAAAACCTGTGGGCAGTAGCACGTTATATGCCGGGTTCACTGGGGGAGCTTGATTCTCTGGGGTTGAGCGGGCCAGAAATTCGCTATCATGGCAAAACGCTGATCGCGCTGGTGGCAGAGGCCAATGCCCTCGATGAGTCAGCCTTACCTGAACCGTTGGTCAACCTGATCGATCAGCCTGGTTACAAGAAAGTGTTCAAAGAGATTAAAGCGGCGATCGTGGTTGTGAGTGAGCAGAGCGGCTTAAGCGCAGAGTTGTTGGCGTCACGCCGTCAGATTAATCAATTACTGAATTGGCATTGGAAACTGAAGGAAAACGATGCGCTGCCAGAGTTAATCAGTGGCTGGCGTGGGACATTATTGGCGCAACCCCTGCAGGCTATCCTGAAGGATTATTAA
- the minE gene encoding cell division topological specificity factor MinE — protein MALLDFFLSRKKSTASVAKERLQIIVAERRRGDSEPHYLPDLKRDILAVICKYIQIDPEMLHVQFEQKGDDISVLELNVTLPESEETAK, from the coding sequence ATGGCTTTGTTAGACTTCTTTCTGTCCCGCAAAAAATCAACAGCCAGTGTAGCCAAGGAACGGCTGCAAATTATCGTCGCAGAACGTCGTCGTGGGGACAGCGAGCCCCACTATCTGCCTGATTTAAAACGCGACATTCTTGCTGTAATTTGCAAATACATTCAGATCGATCCTGAAATGCTGCATGTACAATTTGAGCAGAAAGGGGACGATATTTCGGTACTTGAACTTAACGTGACACTACCGGAATCGGAAGAAACGGCTAAATGA
- a CDS encoding YcgN family cysteine cluster protein, giving the protein MSQRPFWQQKTLDEMSEAEWESLCDGCGQCCLNKLIDEDTDEIYFTNVACDQLNIKSCQCRNYERRFELEEDCIKLTRENLTTFDWLPPTCAYRLIGEGKPLFSWHPLVSGSKAAMHGERITVRHIAVRESEVVDWQDHILNKPSWAR; this is encoded by the coding sequence ATGTCACAACGCCCTTTTTGGCAACAGAAAACGCTGGACGAAATGTCTGAGGCAGAGTGGGAATCGCTGTGCGACGGATGTGGGCAATGCTGTCTGAACAAGCTGATCGATGAAGACACCGATGAGATTTACTTCACCAACGTAGCCTGCGATCAGCTCAACATTAAATCCTGCCAGTGTCGCAACTACGAGCGTCGTTTCGAACTGGAAGAAGATTGTATCAAGCTGACGCGCGAGAACCTTACGACATTCGACTGGTTGCCCCCTACCTGCGCTTACCGCCTGATTGGCGAGGGTAAGCCGCTATTCTCCTGGCATCCTTTGGTTAGCGGTTCCAAAGCCGCGATGCATGGAGAACGTATTACCGTGCGTCATATCGCAGTGCGTGAAAGTGAAGTGGTAGATTGGCAGGATCACATCCTCAACAAACCAAGCTGGGCTCGTTGA
- the minD gene encoding septum site-determining protein MinD has translation MARIIVVTSGKGGVGKTTSSAAIATGLAQKGKKTVVIDFDIGLRNLDLIMGCERRVVYDFVNVIQGDATLNQALIKDKRTDNLYILPASQTRDKDALTREGVEKVLNDLDEMAFEFVVCDSPAGIETGALMALYFADEAIITTNPEVSSVRDSDRILGILASKSRRAEKGESPIKEHLLLTRYNPGRVSRGDMLSMEDVLEILRIPLVGVIPEDQSVLRASNQGEPVILDNESDAGKAYDDTVHRLLGEERPFRFIEEEKKGFLKRLFGG, from the coding sequence ATGGCACGCATTATTGTTGTTACATCGGGTAAAGGGGGCGTTGGCAAGACCACATCAAGTGCAGCCATTGCGACCGGCTTAGCCCAGAAAGGCAAGAAAACCGTTGTAATCGACTTCGATATCGGTCTGCGTAATCTTGACCTCATCATGGGGTGTGAACGCCGGGTAGTCTATGATTTTGTTAACGTTATCCAGGGTGATGCAACGCTGAACCAGGCGTTGATCAAAGACAAGCGCACCGATAACCTTTACATACTGCCAGCTTCACAAACGCGCGACAAAGACGCGCTGACCCGCGAAGGCGTCGAGAAGGTCCTTAACGATCTGGACGAGATGGCATTTGAATTTGTGGTCTGTGATTCCCCTGCCGGGATTGAGACCGGGGCATTGATGGCGCTGTACTTTGCCGATGAAGCCATCATTACCACCAACCCAGAAGTCTCTTCAGTGCGTGACTCCGACCGCATTCTGGGTATTCTGGCCTCTAAGTCACGCCGCGCCGAGAAAGGTGAGTCTCCTATCAAGGAACACCTGCTGCTGACTCGGTATAACCCTGGCCGCGTGAGCCGTGGTGACATGCTGAGCATGGAAGACGTACTGGAAATCCTGCGTATTCCGCTGGTTGGCGTCATCCCTGAAGATCAGTCCGTATTACGTGCCTCAAACCAGGGCGAACCTGTTATTCTCGACAATGAGTCTGATGCGGGTAAAGCCTACGACGATACCGTTCACCGCTTGTTAGGAGAAGAACGCCCATTCCGCTTCATCGAAGAAGAGAAAAAGGGCTTCCTGAAACGCCTTTTTGGGGGATAA
- the nhaB gene encoding sodium/proton antiporter NhaB: protein MNMTARSALVKNFLGAAPDWYKLAILSFLVINPLVFFLVNPFMAGWLLVVEFIFTLAMALKCYPLQPGGLLAIEAVLIGMTSPAHVSEEISNNLDVLLLLVFMVAGIYFMKQLLLFVFTKLLLNIRSKMLLSLAFCASAALLSAFLDALTVVAVVISVGMGFYSIYHNVASNQPSNDFDISDDSSIENPDHKEILEQFRAFLRSLLMHAGIGTALGGVMTMVGEPQNLIIAKTAGWGFIEFFLRMSPITLPVFVCGLLVCLMVERFAVFGYGTKLPERVREVLKEFDRKNSAKRTQQEKMKLVAQALIGVWLVVALALHLAEVGLIGLSVIILATSLCGVTDEHAIGKAFQEALPFTALLTVFFTVVAVIIEQHLFSPVIQFVLQAQPETQLSLFYLFNGLLSSVSDNVFVGTVYINEARAALESGLLSLKQFEMLAVAINTGTNLPSVATPNGQAAFLFLLTSALAPLVRLSYGRMVWMALPYTVVLTLVGLLCVQYTLAPATDMLTQWHWITLPPLDAVAPTAAH, encoded by the coding sequence ATGAATATGACAGCACGTTCGGCTTTAGTGAAAAATTTTCTCGGGGCAGCTCCCGACTGGTACAAATTGGCTATCCTCAGCTTTCTGGTGATTAACCCCTTGGTCTTTTTTCTGGTCAATCCTTTCATGGCTGGTTGGCTTCTGGTGGTTGAGTTTATCTTTACGCTGGCGATGGCATTGAAGTGCTACCCATTACAACCCGGCGGGCTGCTGGCCATTGAGGCAGTCCTTATTGGCATGACCAGCCCCGCCCATGTCAGTGAGGAGATTAGCAATAATCTCGACGTGTTATTGCTGCTGGTGTTTATGGTGGCTGGCATCTATTTCATGAAGCAGTTACTGCTGTTTGTTTTTACCAAGTTACTGCTTAATATCCGTTCAAAAATGCTGCTATCGCTGGCGTTCTGCGCTTCAGCCGCGCTACTTTCTGCCTTCCTGGACGCCCTGACGGTGGTAGCCGTTGTCATCAGTGTCGGCATGGGTTTTTATTCGATTTATCACAATGTGGCGTCCAACCAACCAAGCAATGACTTTGATATCAGTGACGATAGCAGCATTGAAAACCCCGATCATAAAGAGATCCTGGAACAATTCCGTGCTTTCTTACGTAGCCTGCTGATGCATGCTGGGATCGGCACCGCATTGGGTGGCGTGATGACCATGGTGGGGGAGCCACAAAACCTGATCATAGCCAAAACGGCCGGATGGGGGTTTATTGAGTTCTTTCTTAGGATGTCCCCCATCACGCTCCCGGTGTTTGTCTGTGGGCTGTTGGTCTGCCTGATGGTGGAGCGCTTTGCCGTATTCGGTTATGGCACCAAGTTGCCGGAGCGGGTACGCGAAGTGTTGAAAGAGTTTGATCGCAAGAACTCGGCCAAACGCACTCAACAAGAAAAAATGAAGTTGGTTGCCCAAGCTCTCATCGGCGTCTGGCTGGTAGTCGCGCTCGCCCTCCATTTAGCCGAAGTCGGCCTGATTGGGCTGTCGGTGATCATTCTGGCGACCTCCTTGTGTGGCGTAACCGATGAGCACGCCATCGGTAAAGCCTTCCAGGAGGCTCTGCCGTTTACTGCACTATTGACCGTATTTTTTACCGTGGTAGCGGTCATTATCGAGCAACATCTGTTTAGCCCGGTGATCCAGTTTGTGTTGCAAGCACAGCCTGAGACCCAACTTTCTCTGTTCTATCTCTTCAACGGCCTGCTCTCTTCCGTTTCCGATAACGTTTTTGTCGGAACGGTGTATATTAATGAAGCACGCGCAGCTCTGGAGAGCGGTTTACTCTCTCTCAAGCAGTTCGAGATGCTGGCGGTGGCCATTAATACCGGGACTAACCTGCCTTCTGTCGCAACCCCCAATGGCCAGGCCGCATTTCTGTTCCTGCTGACCTCTGCCCTGGCACCATTGGTCCGTCTGTCTTATGGGCGCATGGTCTGGATGGCTTTGCCTTATACAGTGGTCCTGACGCTGGTAGGCCTGTTATGCGTGCAATACACGTTGGCACCAGCAACGGATATGTTGACTCAATGGCACTGGATAACGCTGCCGCCACTTGACGCCGTGGCCCCAACCGCTGCACATTAA
- the dsbB gene encoding disulfide bond formation protein DsbB, whose amino-acid sequence MLQFFNRCSQGRGAWLLMALTALVLELAALYFQHVMLLQPCVMCIYERVALFGILGASLIGALAPKTPLRYVAILVWIYSAWEGVQLAWKHTMIQLNPSPFNTCDFFVSFPSWLPLDKWLPAVFHASGDCSVRQWQFLSLEMPQWLVGIFAAYLLMGILVLISQFVRQRKRDLFGR is encoded by the coding sequence ATGTTGCAATTCTTTAACCGCTGCTCGCAGGGGCGCGGTGCTTGGCTGTTGATGGCGCTGACCGCTCTGGTACTGGAGCTGGCGGCGCTCTATTTTCAGCACGTAATGTTGCTGCAGCCTTGCGTAATGTGTATCTACGAACGTGTCGCGCTATTCGGGATCCTGGGGGCCTCGCTGATTGGCGCACTCGCGCCGAAAACGCCATTGCGTTATGTTGCTATCCTGGTATGGATATACAGTGCCTGGGAAGGCGTACAACTGGCATGGAAGCACACCATGATTCAGTTGAACCCGTCGCCGTTCAATACCTGTGACTTTTTTGTCAGCTTCCCTTCCTGGCTCCCACTCGACAAATGGCTGCCAGCGGTATTTCACGCGTCAGGTGACTGTTCAGTACGCCAGTGGCAATTCCTGTCATTGGAAATGCCACAGTGGCTGGTAGGCATTTTTGCCGCCTATCTGTTGATGGGAATTTTAGTACTGATCAGCCAATTTGTTCGCCAACGTAAGCGTGACCTGTTTGGCCGATAA
- a CDS encoding lytic transglycosylase domain-containing protein codes for MKLSTMSMVLTALILGGCARQNVAAPTQQPVATGVQQLAPTAPSSTLAETGRDPAQFPSYVEKLKSQALAQGIAQVTVDKAFANVHFVDRIITADRNQLEKKITLDDYLKRVLPAWKIQRGREMLQQYQPKLARTTARYGVPEQYIVALWGMESGFGKIQGKEDVISALATLAFEGRREAFFTKQLMAALQVIEQGHVDAGNLKGSWAGAMGQCQFMPTSFLTYAADGDGDGKIDIWNNLDDVFASTANYLATEGWKPGVSWGREVKLPAGFKAAALGLKDSQAHRVNDWAAQGVLLPDGSPLPVSTLRSWVITPDDMQGRAFLVYDNFRTLMHWNRSYYFAISVGMMADGIMQ; via the coding sequence ATGAAATTATCGACCATGTCGATGGTGTTAACGGCGTTGATCCTGGGGGGATGTGCCAGGCAGAATGTCGCCGCTCCGACGCAGCAGCCTGTGGCAACGGGAGTGCAACAACTCGCCCCGACTGCGCCGAGCAGCACGCTGGCAGAAACCGGGCGTGATCCTGCGCAGTTTCCGTCCTATGTTGAAAAACTGAAAAGCCAGGCCTTGGCGCAAGGGATAGCGCAAGTTACCGTAGATAAAGCTTTTGCCAACGTTCATTTTGTCGATCGGATCATCACGGCCGATCGCAATCAGTTGGAAAAGAAAATCACCCTGGATGATTACCTTAAGCGGGTATTGCCCGCGTGGAAGATCCAGCGTGGTCGCGAAATGCTTCAGCAATATCAGCCGAAGCTGGCGCGCACGACAGCGCGTTATGGTGTTCCGGAACAATACATTGTTGCCCTTTGGGGAATGGAGAGCGGTTTTGGCAAGATACAGGGTAAAGAAGATGTGATCTCGGCCCTGGCGACGTTGGCGTTTGAAGGGCGACGTGAAGCGTTCTTTACCAAACAGCTTATGGCGGCTTTACAGGTCATTGAACAGGGACACGTTGACGCGGGCAACCTGAAAGGATCATGGGCCGGTGCGATGGGGCAGTGTCAGTTTATGCCAACCTCATTCCTGACGTATGCCGCCGACGGTGATGGCGACGGTAAAATTGATATCTGGAACAACCTCGACGATGTGTTCGCCTCGACGGCTAACTACCTGGCAACCGAAGGCTGGAAGCCGGGCGTCAGTTGGGGGCGAGAGGTCAAATTGCCGGCAGGATTCAAGGCCGCCGCGCTGGGGCTGAAAGACAGCCAGGCACATCGGGTAAATGACTGGGCCGCGCAGGGCGTGCTGCTGCCAGATGGTTCACCGCTACCCGTTTCCACTCTGCGTAGTTGGGTGATCACGCCAGATGATATGCAGGGACGAGCCTTCCTGGTTTATGATAACTTCCGTACTCTCATGCATTGGAATCGTTCGTATTATTTTGCGATCAGCGTGGGAATGATGGCTGATGGTATTATGCAGTAA
- a CDS encoding fumarylacetoacetate hydrolase family protein, translating into MYQHRDWQGALLDFPVNKVVCVGSNYADHIKEMGSATSPEPVLFIKPETALCDIRQPVAIPKGFGAVHHEVELAVLIGTPLKQANEDRVARAIAGYGVALDLTLRELQAGFKKAGQPWEKAKGFDGSCPISGFIPVAEFGDPQNAELTLTVNDELRQQGNTRDMITPILPLIAYMSRFFTLRAGDIILTGTPQGVGPMVSGDMLKISLNGKPLSTRVI; encoded by the coding sequence ATGTATCAACATAGAGACTGGCAAGGTGCGTTGCTTGATTTCCCGGTAAATAAAGTGGTCTGCGTGGGCAGTAACTACGCCGATCACATTAAGGAAATGGGCAGTGCAACTTCGCCTGAACCGGTGTTATTTATCAAACCTGAAACGGCATTGTGTGATATCCGTCAACCCGTAGCGATCCCTAAAGGATTTGGGGCGGTGCATCATGAGGTTGAACTGGCAGTCTTGATTGGCACACCTCTGAAGCAGGCCAATGAAGATCGCGTCGCGCGTGCAATTGCCGGTTACGGAGTGGCACTGGATCTGACCCTGCGCGAATTACAGGCCGGGTTCAAGAAGGCAGGGCAACCCTGGGAAAAAGCCAAAGGTTTTGACGGTTCCTGCCCGATTTCCGGTTTCATACCGGTTGCCGAGTTTGGCGACCCACAAAATGCGGAGCTTACCTTGACGGTTAATGATGAATTACGTCAGCAAGGCAATACCCGCGATATGATTACCCCTATCTTGCCGTTGATCGCCTATATGAGCCGTTTCTTCACTTTGCGAGCCGGTGATATTATTCTGACCGGAACTCCGCAAGGCGTTGGGCCAATGGTGTCCGGCGATATGCTGAAAATTTCGCTTAATGGCAAGCCACTGAGTACCCGTGTGATTTAA
- the minC gene encoding septum site-determining protein MinC, which produces MSQSPIELKGSSFTLSVVHLHNSEPEVIRQALQEKVDQAPAFLKNAPVVINVATLDGDANWKALQQAVTSAGLRVVGISGCKDERQKRAIARAGLPLLNEGRGQKTAPQAPAAAPVPDNAPAKTRIISAPVRSGQQIYARNSDLIVTSSVSAGAELIADGNIHIYGTLRGRALAGASGDSQCQIFCTHLGAELVSIAGQYWLSDQIPSDFFGQAARLSLLDNALTIQPLN; this is translated from the coding sequence ATGTCACAATCGCCAATTGAGCTAAAAGGCAGCAGTTTTACCCTATCGGTTGTTCATTTGCATAATTCAGAACCCGAGGTAATACGTCAGGCACTGCAAGAGAAGGTGGATCAAGCACCCGCTTTTCTCAAAAATGCCCCTGTTGTTATCAATGTTGCAACGCTAGATGGCGATGCAAACTGGAAAGCACTGCAACAAGCTGTGACCTCGGCCGGTCTGCGCGTGGTCGGTATCAGCGGTTGCAAAGATGAGCGGCAAAAGCGCGCTATCGCCCGTGCTGGCCTGCCATTGCTGAATGAGGGTAGAGGCCAGAAAACGGCCCCCCAGGCGCCTGCCGCCGCGCCGGTTCCTGACAATGCTCCGGCCAAAACGCGCATCATCAGTGCACCTGTTCGTTCTGGCCAACAAATTTATGCCCGCAATAGCGATCTGATCGTCACCAGCAGCGTCAGTGCCGGAGCAGAATTAATTGCCGATGGCAATATTCATATCTACGGCACCCTACGTGGCCGGGCACTGGCTGGCGCCTCTGGCGATTCCCAGTGTCAGATTTTTTGCACGCACCTGGGTGCTGAGCTAGTCTCTATCGCAGGGCAGTACTGGTTGAGCGATCAGATCCCGTCCGACTTCTTCGGGCAGGCAGCGCGACTCAGCCTGTTGGATAATGCTTTAACCATACAACCTTTAAATTAA
- the fadR gene encoding fatty acid metabolism transcriptional regulator FadR yields MVIKAQSPAGFAEEYIIESIWNNRFPPGSILPAERELSELIGVTRTTLREVLQRLARDGWLTIQHGKPTKVNNFWETSGLNILETLARLDHNSVPQLIDNLLSVRTNIASIFIRAAVRNHPEKAQEVLAKAAEVDDQADAFNHLDYEIFRGLAFASGNPIYGLILNGLKGLYTRVGRYYFSNPEARKLALNFYNKLSSLCHEKMYDQVMDCVRNYGKESGAIWHSMQGTMPSDLTEARR; encoded by the coding sequence ATGGTCATAAAGGCGCAGAGTCCTGCCGGTTTCGCGGAAGAATACATTATTGAAAGTATTTGGAATAATCGCTTCCCCCCTGGCTCTATTTTGCCCGCGGAGCGTGAGCTTTCAGAACTGATTGGTGTCACGCGCACGACATTACGAGAAGTCTTACAGCGGTTGGCGCGTGATGGCTGGCTGACTATTCAACATGGTAAACCCACCAAGGTAAATAATTTTTGGGAAACGTCCGGCCTTAATATCCTGGAAACCCTGGCGCGTCTCGACCACAACAGCGTGCCGCAGCTGATTGATAATCTGCTGTCTGTGCGCACCAATATTGCGTCGATCTTTATCCGTGCTGCGGTGCGTAACCACCCGGAAAAGGCGCAGGAAGTGCTGGCAAAAGCCGCAGAGGTTGACGATCAGGCCGATGCATTCAACCATCTTGATTATGAAATTTTCCGGGGATTGGCATTTGCCTCGGGCAATCCGATCTATGGCCTGATCCTGAACGGCTTGAAAGGGTTGTACACGCGCGTTGGACGCTATTACTTCTCGAACCCTGAAGCGCGAAAACTGGCGCTCAATTTCTATAACAAATTATCGAGCCTGTGCCACGAGAAAATGTACGATCAGGTTATGGATTGCGTGCGTAACTACGGTAAAGAGAGCGGGGCTATCTGGCACAGCATGCAAGGCACTATGCCGAGCGATCTCACAGAAGCACGGCGCTAA